In Bacillus thuringiensis, the DNA window TCCCTAGCAAGATCATACCAAATGCCATTTTCGTTGGGATTTTCAAGTCACCATTTTTCGTTTTAGAAAGTTTAATCCATAATGCAGAAACCGGTAATGCTAGCAAGATAATGAATAGTGGGTTTACAGATTGGAACCAAGGTGTTGGAATTGTAAATCCACCAATTGTACGATCCACGAATTTATCCGTGTAAAGTGTTAAAGAACTACCAGCTTGTTCAAATCCTGCCCAGAAAAATACAACGAAACAAGTTAAAATTAAAATTGCAGTAGTACGTTTTTTCTCTTGTGTTGTTAAAGGTTTTTTCTCAATTGCTTTTGCATTTTTTTCTTTAGATTGTTTACCGACAACAGTTGTTCCAATAGACCCTAAGTAACGAGGTGCTAAGAAATTAAAGGCAAGCTGTCCAATAATCATACCGATACAAGCTGTTAAGAAACCGTATCTATAATCTGCGAAGTAACCGCAAATGAATGGAGCGATAAGAGCTCCTAAGTTAATTCCCATGTAGAAGATAGTGAAGGCACTATCACGACGAGAATCGTTTTCGCTATATAATTGACCTAATAAAGTCGAAATATTTGGTTTGAAGAATCCGTTACCAATAACTAATAATCCTAATCCTAAAAATAGTCCAGTTTTTGTGTTCATTGAAAATAGTACAAAGTTACCAATTGCCATGATGATACCACCAATAGTAATGGCGTGTCGCTTCGTAATGAAATGGTCAGTTAACCAGCCACCAATAATAGGTGTGAAATATACAAGCATTGTGAAAATACCGTAAATTTGTACTGCAACTGCTTTATCAAATCCTAAACCGCCGCTTACTAAGCTCGTTGTTAAATAAAGAACTAATAAGCCACGCATTCCGTAATAACTAAATCTTTCCCATGCCTCTGTAAAGAACAACAAATATAATCCTGGTGGATGTTTTTTTGGTGATTGTTGCTCTCCAGCTTTGTCTAATTTTAAAGCTGCATCCATGTTTGTTTCCCCCTAATCCTGTATAACGGATATTTATGTAATTATTTTAATTCACAAAATATTTAGAAGTCAATAGAATTATATGGAA includes these proteins:
- a CDS encoding peptide MFS transporter, which translates into the protein MDAALKLDKAGEQQSPKKHPPGLYLLFFTEAWERFSYYGMRGLLVLYLTTSLVSGGLGFDKAVAVQIYGIFTMLVYFTPIIGGWLTDHFITKRHAITIGGIIMAIGNFVLFSMNTKTGLFLGLGLLVIGNGFFKPNISTLLGQLYSENDSRRDSAFTIFYMGINLGALIAPFICGYFADYRYGFLTACIGMIIGQLAFNFLAPRYLGSIGTTVVGKQSKEKNAKAIEKKPLTTQEKKRTTAILILTCFVVFFWAGFEQAGSSLTLYTDKFVDRTIGGFTIPTPWFQSVNPLFIILLALPVSALWIKLSKTKNGDLKIPTKMAFGMILLGIGYLVLTLAVLKTGSDEGNITMKANLLFIVFTYMFHTIGELFLSPIGLSMVSAIAPVKLASLLMGVWLAGTGFANLLAGQLAAFTQSLGYLEVFASIGVIVIVLGLVLLMFSKKIAHMME